The genomic segment CTTACGCGCAGAACTCCGCCGCGCTTGGAACGCGCGCGTTCGACGCTTTCGTCTCGACAAGAGCGGAGAATCAGACGGTTGCGGGAGTGAAAACGTTTACGAGTACGGCGGTGTTTCAGCAGGCGGTGGCGGTGGGCCAGAACGTTATCACACAGTCGTCCATCACCACGCCATCAATATCGGTCGGCACAATCACCGCAACAGGCAAAGCTTCCGTAGGAGATATTGAGAGCGCGGCGGGGATTTATGTTGACAGGGGCAATGCTGCTGGGTGGGATAAGGTAGCTACTGATTTCACAATGGATAATACTTGGCGCGATATGAGTTTCGCGGGCATCGTTCCACTCGGCGCGAAGGCTATCTGTTTCCGTGTCCAACATGCCGGCAGTGGGGTGGGGGCTATAGCATACCTCCGAAAAAAATCAACCGCCTCCCTTTGGAATACGGGGGCATCGATAACACCGGTCATCAATGTAACTTTCTTTTCCGAAGTGATTGTCTCGTGCGATGCAGACAGAATTATTCAATACAAAATGTATGAAGATTCGGTCGATTATAGATTGTTGGTAAAAGGATGGTGGAAATAGAGATTTTTAAAATCGCAATGACTTACAAATGCCCGAAAGGCGATAGATAATTTCACACTGTTTATCTATGCGCTAAAGGAACAGCAACGACTGATTGAAACTTTGAGAAAAGAAATTAATAAATACCAAAGGTGAGTTTTATGCATCGCACAAATCCATTCAGGAAAATTTATGACAGCGAAGAGTTCAAGTCGGTGCTTAAACGCTCCGACAATCTCCGCCCTTTCCCTTTTTTAATAGACGTTGAATCCACCAATCACTGCAATTTAAGTTGTATTTTCTGCGGCCAACGGGCGATGACGAGGAAAAAAGGTTTCATGAGCGATGAGATTTTCAAAAAAATCGTGGATGAGTGCGCCGCATTCGGAACACCGATAAGATTTATCAGGTGGGGCGAGCCGTTTTTACATCCTCGGATAATTGATTTCTGCGAGTATGCCAAATCGAAGGGGCTTCCGCTTCACATAACCAACAATGGCCTTGTTATTAAAGAACATCATATGAAATCCCTGATTGCGCTACAGGTGGATTCCATTGTTTTTTCATTTCAAGGCGCGGCAAAAAAAGGTTACGAATTAATGAGAAACAATAACGGGTATGATAAATTGAAAAAGAACATACTTAAAATGGTTGAGTTGCGCGGCACGAAAGAAAAGCCGTTCATACATATTTCCTCGACGATGCTCGACGAAACAAAGGATGAGGTGGAGGCATTCACAAATCACTGGCGCGGGATGGTCGATTCCGTCGGATGCGGCAAAACAAATTTATCCCGATTGTCGGCAAGTCAAATAAAATCTTTTGAACATATAAACAAGATTGAAGTATTGAAAAGACGAGAAACCATCAGAAAAGAGCACAGACCCTGCAAGGAAATTTATCAAAAAATAAGTGTCGACTGGGATGGTAAGGTTACCTGTTGCTGCGGGGATTTTGACGGATATTTAACAGTCGGCGATATAAGAGAATCATCGCTTTACGAGGTGTGGAACAACGGAGAGTACCTTAAAATTTTCAGAAAGTTGCTGGACGACGGCAAATTTAGAAGTTTGACTTTATGCAGCAACTGCTATCACACGTACGACGAAATTTAATGTGGTTTTTTGCGTAAAAATGAAATTCAAAAAGTGCTTTTTCGTCGCCGTCTCCGCAATAATTCTCACACCCGCCCTTTACTGTGAGACGATAAGTTCTTCAACGGTAAAAATCGTCCAGCCGGTGCGCTACGGCGTATATCAAAGAAAAAAAGATAACACGGCCGATGTCCCGATTTGTATTTTAAGCAACCGAAAACCCGCACGCGTCGAAGCGAGATGGAAATACGCGGAAGTCAATGTGAAAAAGAGCACCGACACGGTTATTTTCCGCGAATGGCAACCCATATCTTTTGAATACAGGGAAGGACAAATCATCGGCTACATTACTCTTGCGGCGGGTGGGTGGTACATACTGCAAGTTCGGGCAGGGTCAAATGAAGCCGACAGCGAGATATACGAAATGGAATATATCGGTGTCGGCGATGTATTCGTTACTGCCGGTCAATCAAATGCCGCCAATTACGGCCAAACACTGCAAACGACACAAACCGGATTAGTCGTATCATTTGACGGGAAAAAATGGAGTTTGGCCGACGACCCGCAACCGATTGCCGGCGGATACCATGGGAGTATCTGGCCGATTGTCGGGGATATGCTTCAGGAGACATTGCTGGTGCCGATAGGATTCTTGAATGTGGCCGTAGGCGGAACGAGCATAAAACATTGGGACCCTGAACTTGCCTTATCTACCACCACGTTTACCTGCTATACAAGGATGCAAAAATATGTTCTTCTCCTTAAACCTTTTGGACACAAAGCGGTTTTATGGCATCAGGGGGAAGGGGACTGGCACGAATCGACATATCCATATTATTATGACGGGCTGAAAAAATTGATTCTTGCGTACAAAAAAGATTTCGCCGATGTCCCATGGATGATAGCCGTCGTGGGCAACAACGATACCCGTGTAATTTCTTATATAGGCGAGCAGGGTTCCCGACGGGCGCAAAAGGAGATAATCAAGGAAGGTTTGGCTCTAAAAGGTCCCGACACGGATATTCTCCCTCCGTATTTCCGCACGGACAAAAGAGCGGATTTCAGTTCACGTTTCGACGCCGAGGGTTTAATTGCTCACGCGCGTTTATGGTATGCATGCCTTATTTATAATTTTTACAACGAAGTAACAGTGGAGAATTACTTCCGGTGATTTTGCTTTAGAAAACCGTAACCTTCCGGGCGGGGGAAAATGCTTTCAAGCGCTTCGGATTCACGTGTTTTTCGTCTTTACCGCGCTTCCCGAGCGCGGCCTTTTTTCTAGGGCGGCCGACAATCCCCACCCTTTTATAATCCCCCCGACTGATTGAAATTCAACAAATAGAGTTACAAGGTTACAAGGTGAAAAATGATTTTACTTTATCGCCTTTTCACCTTTTTACCCTTTCACCTTCTCACCTTTTTACTTTGTTACTTTATCTAGCCCATAATCTTCGCCCCGCAATATTCAGTCGGTGGCGACAACGAGACAATAAACCTCGGCGGCGCCGGCGGACATAAGGGCGCGCGCACAGGCGTCCAGAGTCGAGCCCGTCGTCATTACATCGTCTATAAGAAGTATTTTTTTGCCCTTTGCCAATTCGATACCGCGACGCGGCACGACGAAAGCCCCCGCGACGTTCTTGCGACGTTCGGCGGCCGAAAGTTTCGCCTGCTGGGGCGTCGAATACGCGCGGCGAAGCAATGACTCTCGATAATTCAGTCCGGCCAGACGGGCAAAGCCGCGCGCGATAAGGTCGCTTTGATTATACCCTCTCTTGAAACGCCTGAACGGATGGAGCGGCACGGGCGCAACGATGTCGGGCGAAGAGATTTCGGGATAACGGCCGTATGCCTCAAAAAGCAGGCCGGCGAAAAAAGCCGCGAGGCGCTCGGCGTTTTGGTACTTGAACTTTATGATGAGTTCGCTTAGTATGCCGTCGTAAACGGCGGCGGCCCGGACGGCGGAGTAAGCCGAGGCGACATATTGCGCCCCCTTTTCCCCCAGAAAATTATCCTCCGGCACAAAGACATTATTGTAGAGTATCTCTCCCGTGGCAGAACAGCTCGGGCAGACGGCGTTTGAGTTTTTACGCGGAAAATTATCCTCAAAGCCGCCGGACAGCGCGAACGGCTTGCCGCATACGAGGCAAACACGGACGGACTCATCTATGATTTTTATCGTGGACGAACAATCGCGGCAAACGCTAATGCCTTCGTCGCCGGTCCATTTCGAGCAGGCGGCGCAGGTCACAGGAAAAACTATGTCCAGCGCCGTGCGCGCCGCGTATTTCAGTGTTTTTATCCCCTTCAAATTTCCCCCCGCCCCATGATTATAAAACCGAGATTAGGATACTATGAGATTAGGGTACAAACAAAATCCTAAAGAGCTGAAAACACTACAATTTATTGAAAAATGCCCCTAATCTCCTGATATCCTAATCTCACTCTCTAAAACTGTATCGTCAGCCGCGAATTAATGTTTATGGCGTAATAATCCTCGTACGACTGCGTCAGATTTTTATTAAGCGTAAATCCTCCGCCTACCGCAACGCGAAAGTTGGATGTGGCCTCGTAGTCGCCGGTAAAATTGAGATTATAAACGTCGGTATTGCCCTTTTCGTAATTTACCGTTGAACGGCTCTGGGCAAGGTTGAGATTCGTATTGAAAGTGAAGCGGTTCGTCAGCGGAAGCGTTCTGCCGATAAGAGGCAGTTTTATTCCCGACGCAGATACATAGTCCCAGTAAGCGGTCAATGCCGGAGTGCGCGTTATGGAATCGGCGGTAAGTTTGTCGAAACCGTCGCGGGTGTTCTGTTGCGACTCGTCGTATCGGGCGGTAAGACGCCACTTCCCGAGATTAAAACCGACCTGCACTCCGTAACTGTCGGCTATGCTGAGTTTTGTGCGGTTCTGCGAGCGCAAATCCATTTCCTGCGCGAGCGAATTGTTGTAATTGGCGCTTACACTGTAGCGCTTCAGGGCCGTCGTTCTTCCTTCAATGCCGTAATTCGACGACTCCGCAGATGTCTGCCCCAGTGTTTCGCTGTAGCGCAGGGCGGTCTTGTAACTGATGGTGGTATCGGAGGCGTATCTTTCCAGAAAAATCATTTTCTCCACGTCGGAAAGAGTAAACAGCAAGTCCGGCCAGTTAAGTGTGTAGGAGCGGCGCTCCGTGCCGGTCGTGTCGGAATATTCGTCCGAGCGGGAATAGGTAAAGTTACTGTTAAGCGTTTTCCACGGAGCCAGCCGGCCGGAAAAATATATCTGCTCCAGCGGATTCCAGCGCCCGGACACTCTCAGAGTGTCCGACTGTGTCAGCGAGCGGCGCTTATCCGCTATCGATTTCAGCGCGTCTCTTATCCAGAATCTGTCGCGCACGCTGTATGTGGAAGCGACATTATCGTAACTATCGCCGTCGGCAATGCGATAGGAAGAATTCAAAGCAAGCGACCTTGTGTGCGCAAAACCCGTAAGATCGCGCACATTGAGATTCCATGCGGCTTCGGCCGCGCCGCTGCGGGTAACGGCCTTGGTCTCGGCCGGATAACTTACCGGCGGGACAGTCGAGTAGATGAGATTGTAGTTTTCGTTAACACTCAAAGAATAGGAAAAACTCGGCTGAAAGAAATTGGCAAGACGCATCGTGGCGCCCAGAGAACCGGTCTGCGCTTGCGATTTGAGATACCTTTGCGACACGCCGTCGCGCAAAAAATAACCTTTTTTTTCCTCGCTGACATCGCCCTGCGAAAAACTCGGGTTAACGCTCAAAAAACCGCCGAACTGATACGGCGCCGAAGCGTTCCACGACCGCGATTCTTCAAGCGACAGGTAATCTTTAATCTCCAGATATTCCTCGTATTTAATAACGCGCTGCCACGGACGAAAATACGAATATCCCACGGAATATCCGCCGCTTACCGACGTAGGCAGGATAAATAATTTCGGCGGAGTGTACGAGGCGTTGGTCGCTATTGTTTCCTTGTCTTCGATGCGCTCTATTTGGTGCGTATCGGTTATGGCGCGGGTATATTTGCCGGCCACCGTGGGAAAGCGGCGTATGGAAATTGAAGTGTCGGCGGAGCCGGAAAGCCCTGTCACGCGGCCCTCTTCCAGCACGGAAACCAATCCCTCCTTGGTATCTATGACCGAAGGCGTAACCGTCACCGTCTTTGCAAAAGACGTGTTTAGCGGCATATTTATCCAATTCAGATGACGGGGTTTGAAAAGCCAGAACTGCGGCATATTGAAATAGGCGCTTTCTTCGAGACGATCCTGATTGGCGAGGCCGCCCGTAAATGTCTCGAAATTACGATCGACCCATTTTTGTCGGCCGCCCAGATTCGCCCAGCCGGGGATTCCGAGATCTGCGTTATACCGGTAGGCAATACCCCCTTTTTTATAAGTATCCTCGACGTAAATCTCGTTGATCCATATCTCGCCCGCCGCGACGCCGGCGCTTCTTAATCCTGTCTTAAGTTGCGATATGTTGTTCAGAGCCGGAGAGCCGACTACTCTCACTGCCGAGCCCGGTTCCAAACTCTCCCATACGTCAGGTTTACCATCGCGGTTTTTGTCGGCCTGTTCTATCGTTAGGACTTTCCATCCTGTCCACTCGACCGGTATAGAAAACTCGAAATAATTGGCTTCATTGCCGGCTTGTAAGAAAAAATTGCCGCGCGATATAGCAGCAGGCTCGGAAGATGCGTATACGAAAAATCTCAAACGTCTGTACTGCGATAAATCATACGGCGTGACCCATGCCAGACGGGCAGCCACAGAGCCGTCCTGAATGTCGTATTTAAGTGAAAGCGCCTGCTCTTTCTTGTACCGGCGGACAGTATCGGCAAGATCATAAAGCTCCTCGTATATCGGGTTACGCGTAAGCGGCTTATAGGTCGGGTCTTCTTCGTTGTTGACGGCCGCTATGGTAAGCGTGCTGCCTGCCGCGACATAGGCGCTTTCCCATCTTTGTCCGACGAAAGAAATCTGCGCAATCTTGACGGAACCCTTCTTGTTGCCGCGTACACTTACGCGCGCGTGTTTTACGGTCTCCCACCTGGCGCGGTCGACTTCCTGAATGTTAAGAGGAATGCGCTTGAATCTCCATCCCGTCCAGTCCAGCGTAAGTTCTCCGTTGTCGGGCGACTGCCACACGGGATTATCCAGTGTATTGAGATAGCCGTTGCCGTCGAGATCTTCCGTGTCGAGAAGACCGTTGCCCGCGCCGATTACGGTCGCGGCGCCGTCGGGGTTGACAAAAGTTATGCCGGTGTCCTCGCCTTGATTGAGTATGCCGTCGCCGTTTCGGTCTTCTGTGTCGAGCGCGCCGTCGCCGTCGATATCCTCATTGAGCGTGCCCAGAGAGATCTGCATTTTGGCGCCAGAGCCGTCGCCGTACACCCATGTCTCCATATAAAGTTTCCGCGAAAAATCCAGACCGGCCCGCGACAAACTCTGATGAATGGCCACCTCCGAGGAACGAACGTTGTCATAATTGACGACAAGAACCTGCCTTTTTTCTATGACCGATTCGTCCACGGCCGGATTTATATCGCGCAGATACATTTCTTCGTTGCTCCACTTTATATCGTCGGCAAAATACCCGAAAGGCGTGTAGCCGCGGCGCCAGGGGTCGCGAAACATTGTAACATTGTCTTCCTGCTTTATGCCCTCCATGGATTCAACTATGGCCTTGCCTATGGTATTGGGATTTCTGCGGCTCTGCGCAATTTCGCCGCCGAGGCCGAGCGTCCAGCCGAGATATGGAATCTTGATGTCGGTTATTCGGCTGTCGACTTCCAAAACATCCAGGGACGACGGCGGGTTTTTTACGTCGGGCAAGGCCTGAGCCGACGCGGAAAATTCATAGAGATACGACGAGCCGACGAAAATGTTCGGAGTCAGGGCGATCTCGCCGCGCAATCCCATTATAGTGGACCCCGTGGTGATGCCGAAAGGCGCGTAGTCGTAGGAAATTTCTATTACGGAATCCCCCGTGATTTTGTCCTCGTTATGAAAAGTTATGAATCCCGAATCGTAGTCGATGAAATAATCGCCGTCGCGCGAAAGAGTTTTGCCGTCGAGCACAACGCGCTCCGACTGAGGCACTATGCCGGTACGCAGCTGGAAGGTTTTGAAACGATAACGGTATTCCACGAATATTCTGTAGGAACTCGTCGGCGAGGCGCGGTATGCCTCCGGCAGAAAAGGCGTGGCGCTGTTCTTAAAGTAAATGAATCCCTGCTCGAAATCCACTTCGATATCTTCGGGATATTTGGGCGCCGGCCCGCCCCCCACGGTCTGCGCGTCGGCGCGGTTGAGGTCCTGAATCTTGAGCACAAAATTGCCCCTGCCGTCGTCCCTGACTATTCTGTTGCGGCCTATGGAATAGTAGTTTTTCCGCTCGGTAGTGTCGGCGTTGGCTTCGTCCTTTATTACTTTCGGGATGCCGGTATAAAATCCGGTATCGCGCAAATATCCGCCGGTTTCGGCCTCGTAATCGACCGCTATGACGTAGTTGGTTAAAATGGTTTTTCTGAAATAAACTACGCCGCGGTCGTAGTCCACGGAATAGTCCTGCCCGGGAACCAGCAAATCGAAATTGCCGAAAGTCGTCGCGCCGGGCGCGAGCGTCCGCGGGATTTCCACGGTAATGGAACTGGTGTTAATATTGTTATTGGCGGGGATTTTATCGTCGAGATATATCTTTTCGCTGCCGCGCTTTATCCTGTCGGCGCCGAAGGCCATCCGGTAATAGCGGTAGCGTATGTAGGCGGTATCGTTTATCTCTTTTCTTTCGAGAGCCGCGTTGCCGATGAAACGTTTTATCTCGGATTGTCCCTTGGTCTTGGAGCCGAATCCGATGAAACGCATATTGCGGTATTTCGCGTCGACCTTGGCGCCGAAAAGCTGCCTGGAATACCCCACGAATTCCGTCTGAGGCAGAGAAACCGTTATGTCGCCGAAAGCCGCTTCCTGCACAACCTCGTCGGGGTCGCCCTTGTAAACCACGGATATGTCGCGCTTCTCGGCCGTAGTGTCGTCAAAGTCGATATTTACGTTTATCTTGCGCCCGACGCGGCCTTTTATTCTGACCTGTAACTCCTGTGTCATCGTCAGATCGGTGCGGGAAGCCCGGATGTTTTTCGCTTCTGCTTCCGCGGGATTGAGATACTGCGTAACTTTCAAGTCGAGGGCTATAAGCTTTCTTCCGGATATTGCGATGGCCGATTCGTACGGCAGATCCACGGCAAGTCCCGGCGGCTGCGCCGCCTCAACCACGGCCGACGGCGCACGGGTAGACACACCCATATCGGAATACCGGTCGCCGTATTCCACGCGGCGGCGCATTTCGTTCCACAAACGCTGATTATACCTGAACGGCGCTCCGCCGTCGTCGGCAAGTTGACCGGACTGTGACGACTGTTCGACGACGGATGTTTCCAGCGCCTGCGCGGAAACCGCGCTAAAAAATATAAAAAGCGCGGCTGTCGTAAAAAGATAATGGGGGTTTTTACCGAATATCACCTCGACCTGTTCCTTGTCCCCTGTCGCCTATTGATCGTTTTTAAGAAGGTATTTTAAAAAACAGCCACGCGCCGGCCGCGCCGAAAATTATGTTGCCCAGCCACGCGGCCATAAAAGGCGACAAAATGGCGTTCTCGCCCAACGATTGCCCCAGCGCGCTCACGCCGTAGTAAAGAAATGCCATGACAAGCGCTATGACAAAACCGAATACTTTTCCGTGACGGGCCGACACGGTGGCGGCAAAGTAAACCCCTATAAAAAGCACCACGAAATTACTCATTGAAGAAGCTATCCTGTAATGAAAAGCCACGGCTTCGCGGCGGGCGGGAAGACCCAGTTTTTGAAGCAACCGCAGGTTCCTTAGATGCTCGGAAAACGTCATTTCTTCCGGATGGGCGGCGCCAAAAATAAAGTCATCGGGCGAAACGCTCATATCCTTGAAATATTCGCGGAACGACCTCTCGGCCACGGGAAGGTCGTCGACGAAATCACGCTCCACGCCGTCGATAAACTTCCATTTTTCTTTTGTCCATTCTATACGCCGCGCCACAACCTGTCGTCGCAAACGAAACATTTCGTCATACTCGTAATAAATGGCGTCGCCTATGTAACCTCCGTCGACGTTCAGAACCGCGGCCTGCAGCTTTCCGGCGGGCGGCACGCTCATGCTGACGGCCCAGCGCACCCCCGCCTCGCGAGGCGGCAAGCCCATTATGCCGGTGCGTTTTATCTCGTAACCCTTAGACACCAGCGTCGGGACGATGAAAAATACCGCCGTAAAAACCGCCAGAGACAGGAGTAATCCGGCGGCAAAAAAAGGCACAAACGACCTGCGGATGTCGTAACCGGCCGCTTTCACGGCCGTCAATTCTCCCGAGCGCGCCATCTGCCCGAAGGAAAAAAGCGTCGCTACCAGCGCCGCTATGGGCAGCAACTGAAACGCCTTGTGAATATTGGTAAACGCAAGATAACCTATTATGGCCGACGCCGAGGCCTTGCGTTCCAGAAATATACCCAAATCTCTGAAAAAATCCGATATTACGGAAAGACCCGCGAACACGGCTATGAGAAACAAAAACGGCCGGGCGAACTCTCTGAAAATGTGCTTTGTGAATATTTTCATAATACTTTGTCATTGCGAGCCACCCGCAGGGTGGCGCGGCAATCTCATTTTTTGGTTTGTCATTCCCGAATGCCTGCCCTCGAATGCAGCGGAGCAGCACTGCGGCAAAGCCGCGTGTGTCTTTATCGGGGGTTGTTATCGGGAATCCAGTATTTCAATAATGTTGCAAAAAATTCTGGATTCCCGTTTGCACGGGAATGACAACTTTTGTAGTGTCCATCGCAATGACGGCCAAGGTGACTTTTTCAACAATCTTATTATGTGAAACCGCGTTCCGGTCTATCCTATTATCTTTTAAACGCCTCTCGCCACAGAAAAAAAGATGCCAGTGCGGCGGCAAAATTAGGCAAAGCCAGAGCAACAGCCGACGGAACCCCGCCGCTTTCGGACATATTAATGCCTATGGCAAGAAAAATATAATAGAGGAAAACAACTGCCAGAGAAAACGCAAAACCGGCGGCCTTGGCGCCCTTTCCGGCAAGAAGCCCAACCGGAACGCCTATAAGCGCGAAGAAAAACGGCGACAACCCTATGGCAATTCTTAAGTTCAGTTCGGTATTAAGCGCCGGGATGGATGTCGCGCGGTCGCAAGAGGCCAAGCCGGCCGCTTCAAGACGCTTTATCTCGGAACGCAGTTCCGAAGCGGTATATTCCCTCAAACTTCGGGACTTCACGGCTCCGCCTTCCATGGGAATTACCACGTTGTATCCGGCAAACAGCAGCGATGTCGACTCCGATGGAGCTTTGGGATCGGCCTTTTGAAACGCTCCCGAGAACATCCTAAAAATAACTTTATCTCCGGTGAAAACAGCCGTGGCGCTTGACGCGTAAATAAGCGCCGACGGCTCCAGCGTACCCTCGGTAAAACGGTAAATGCTTACCTTAAGAAGGACTCCGTCTGAGGTTCTGTCCTCGAAATAAATTCTGTTGGAACCTATGATGGCCACTGTCTTTTTTTCAAGACGCAGGGCGGGCGCGCGGCGGACTATTTCAAAATAATTTTTGCTGAAACTCTCGTATGTTTTGGGCGCAAGATTAAGATTGTAGAACACCAGCGCGGCGGCAAGCGCGGCGGCCAAAATCACGGGCGGCGCCATATAGTCGATATGCTTTATGCCGGCCGTCCGCACGGCGGTAATTTCGTTGTCGGAAGAAAGCCGCCCGTAGGAGAGTATCGCGCCGAAAAGAACCGATATCGGCACGCTCAAAGACAACACATTCGGCAGCATAAGCGCAAAAAGCGCCGCGGCATTGGCAACCGGCACTCCCTTGGACACAACCATATTCACTATCTGGAATATCTGATCCAGCAGCAAAATAAAGGTAAAAACCGCCAGGCCGAAACCCAGCGAGGAAAGAAATTCCGCCAGAATGTAACGCTTAAGAATTTTCATTTTTCCGTCGTCGCAAAGGAGTAGATTATACTAAAATGGTTTGATTGACAAAAAACCGAGAGTTTTATATAATTCACCGGCCGGCACAGTCGAAAAAAAGCCCGCTGTTCATTCATCAAAGGAGCCATCCGCAATGCCAGAACTCAGACGCGACCCCGTAATCGGCAGGTGGGTCATAATATCTTCAGAACGATCCAGAAGGCCGACTGATTTTCCCAAGGAAAGCGGAAATCACGTAGGCAAAGATTGTCCGTTCTGCGCCGGCAACGAAAAACTCACCCCGCCGGAAGTTCTTGCCTACCGCGAACCCGGAACGCGAAAAGATGCCGACGGATGGTGGGTTCGCGTGGTGCCCAATAAATATCCGGCGCTCGCCGTGGAAGGAACCCTCAACCGCGCCGGCGAGGGTATGTACGACATGATGAACGGCATAGGGGCCCACGAGGTCATAATAGAGTCGCCGTCCCACACCAAAGAACTGCACGAACTCGACGACAAACAGGTAGAGGACATCATCTGGGTCTTCCGCGACAGAATTCTGGACTTACGAAAAGATTCCAGATTCGACTACATCCTTATTTTTAAAAATCGCGGGTCGGCGGCGGGCGCCACATTGTCGCACCCGCACGCGCAGCTTATAGCCACTCCCATTGTGCCCAAGAGAGTGCGCGAGGAAGTCAACGGGGCAAAATCGTATTACGACTACAAGGAACGCTGCGTATTTTGCGACATCATCAAGCAGGAACTCGCGGAAAACCGCAGGGTCGTAGCGGAGAATTCCGACTTTGTGGCCATAACGCCGTTTGCATCCAGATTTCCCTTTGAAATATGGATACTGCCCAAAAAGCACGACTCGGATTTCGAGGACATACAGAAGCACGAAACCACGAGTTTGGCCTCGATGATGAAAAACTGTCTCGGGCGGCTTAACAAAGTGCTTGATAATCCTCCCTACAACTACATAATACACAACGCGCCGCTGAAAGAACCTCGCCTGGCGCACTACCACTGGCACATCGAGATAATGCCCGCGATAACTAAGGCCGCGGGATTCGAGCGCGGCACGGGATTTTACATCAACCCCACCGCCCCCGAGGAAGCCGCGAAGTTTTTAAGAGAAGCCGAGTAGATTCGAGTAAGTAAAATGCTGACAAAAAAAACATCGGGAACTTTCTGCCATCTCGGACTGGGTGCAAGTCGCAAACGGGTGTAAGCCACTTCCAAATATACCTGAGTTAGAATTTCAAACAGAAAAACCGTTCTATTGTAGAAGAACAAAAAAGAGGTAGCATGTATAAAGTTTTTATGTTGTTTTCGTTGCTTGTTTTCTCTGGCTGTGCCACTACATTGACAATGAGCCCTGTAGAACATAGGCCATCTGTGCTTATCAGAAATCCGACGAAGGTCAGTTATTACATACATCCTGATATTCATCAACTTCAAGCAAAGCGTGACACCGTCGTGGAAAAGACTACGGTGGTGATCGGGAAACCACTTTCAAAATCTATCAAAGATATGATGGACGGGATATTTTATCAGCCAAAAGAATTGGAGCAAGCCACAGGCGATGGTATCGTGATAGTGTTTAAGTTGGGTGAACTGCATTTTTCGGAAGATGGAAGTGATTTTAGATACAAGAGTTCGATGATTGTTCAAGTGTTTAATAATAAAGTACTGAAGGAAGATAGGAAGTTTTATGGGGATAGCGACAGCCACCACGGATTGCCGCATCATGATAGTCATGCGAGAATTAAGGGAGCGTGCTATCGGGCATGGAACGATGTTATTGAGAAAGTTGGTGAGTTTTTTATGACCTACAAACCATGAATTAAACTCTGACAAAAAGGGTTCTATCGAAATGGACTACTTCAATAATAAAGTTGGCCGCGACATCGGCAATCGCCTAAAAGAGAATGGCATCTCGGGCGATGATGCTTATGCGGAAGAGGTCTTAAAAAACAA from the Elusimicrobia bacterium HGW-Elusimicrobia-1 genome contains:
- the galT gene encoding galactose-1-phosphate uridylyltransferase; this encodes MPELRRDPVIGRWVIISSERSRRPTDFPKESGNHVGKDCPFCAGNEKLTPPEVLAYREPGTRKDADGWWVRVVPNKYPALAVEGTLNRAGEGMYDMMNGIGAHEVIIESPSHTKELHELDDKQVEDIIWVFRDRILDLRKDSRFDYILIFKNRGSAAGATLSHPHAQLIATPIVPKRVREEVNGAKSYYDYKERCVFCDIIKQELAENRRVVAENSDFVAITPFASRFPFEIWILPKKHDSDFEDIQKHETTSLASMMKNCLGRLNKVLDNPPYNYIIHNAPLKEPRLAHYHWHIEIMPAITKAAGFERGTGFYINPTAPEEAAKFLREAE